One genomic segment of Pseudoalteromonas sp. GCY includes these proteins:
- a CDS encoding Bug family tripartite tricarboxylate transporter substrate binding protein has product MKFALKHLKLAMAGVAMMSTQVLADTHFLIPGGPGGGWDTTARAVGEALVKSGLESNASFQNMSGGGGGRAIAYLIESGNKKGDMLMVNSTPIVLRALSGKIPYSYRDLTPVASVIADYGAFVVHDDSPFKSWKEVIARLEVNPGSVTVAGGSARGSMDHLVAAQAVKAAGVDGRKLRYIPYDAGGKAKAGLLSGEVKMLSTGLSEALDMAKSGQARILAVTAPEPIADYPEIPTLKSLGYDMEFVNWRGFFAAPDLPQVKLDEYTVRLQKLVQSKEWEAVRARNGWLNLFKPQHEFIEALEAQEAQLKVVMEELGFVRR; this is encoded by the coding sequence ATGAAGTTTGCATTAAAGCATCTCAAGTTGGCAATGGCTGGCGTGGCGATGATGTCTACTCAGGTATTAGCGGATACCCACTTTTTAATTCCCGGTGGTCCAGGTGGTGGCTGGGATACTACAGCTCGGGCTGTGGGCGAGGCGTTAGTGAAATCAGGGCTTGAGTCCAATGCGTCGTTTCAGAATATGTCGGGCGGCGGTGGCGGCCGTGCTATTGCTTATTTGATTGAATCGGGCAATAAAAAAGGCGATATGTTGATGGTTAATTCAACGCCAATCGTGCTGCGCGCGTTATCGGGTAAGATCCCCTACAGTTATCGTGATTTAACGCCCGTTGCCAGCGTAATTGCCGATTATGGTGCATTCGTGGTGCATGATGATTCGCCTTTTAAGAGCTGGAAGGAGGTGATTGCTCGTCTAGAAGTAAACCCCGGCTCTGTGACAGTTGCGGGTGGTTCTGCTCGCGGCAGTATGGATCATCTCGTTGCAGCACAAGCAGTAAAAGCGGCTGGCGTTGATGGTCGTAAGCTGCGTTACATTCCTTACGATGCTGGTGGCAAAGCCAAGGCCGGTTTATTGTCTGGCGAGGTGAAGATGCTCTCGACCGGATTAAGTGAAGCGCTCGACATGGCAAAAAGTGGTCAGGCGCGCATTCTTGCTGTTACCGCGCCAGAGCCTATCGCGGACTATCCAGAGATCCCAACCCTGAAGTCTTTAGGCTATGACATGGAATTTGTTAACTGGCGTGGTTTTTTTGCGGCTCCGGATCTCCCCCAAGTAAAACTTGACGAATATACCGTGAGATTACAAAAGCTGGTGCAAAGCAAAGAATGGGAAGCGGTGCGTGCGCGCAACGGCTGGTTGAATCTATTCAAGCCACAGCACGAGTTTATTGAGGCGCTAGAGGCACAAGAGGCGCAGCTGAAAGTGGTGATGGAAGAATTGGGTTTCGTTAGACGCTGA
- a CDS encoding tripartite tricarboxylate transporter TctB family protein yields the protein MLNRELLGPVLFLILFSLYAVSAWQIPIMPFEEYEAVNSATLPKVYALIGIVVCLLSIAATLFKGVLASDTREGAETISKATIAQCAALIVLMLIYSSVLEELGFIVSTILFLGCGFLIMGERRKQILLLASVPVVIVFWAIMTQLLGIYLVPGEFWS from the coding sequence ATGTTAAACCGAGAATTGTTAGGCCCAGTGCTGTTTTTAATTCTGTTTTCACTCTATGCGGTATCTGCTTGGCAAATCCCGATTATGCCTTTTGAAGAGTACGAGGCGGTAAACTCTGCAACTTTGCCTAAGGTATACGCGCTGATTGGCATTGTTGTTTGTCTTTTGTCGATTGCCGCAACACTGTTTAAAGGCGTCCTTGCGTCTGATACACGTGAAGGAGCGGAGACTATCTCCAAGGCAACCATAGCCCAATGTGCAGCACTGATTGTATTGATGCTTATCTACAGCAGTGTGCTTGAGGAGCTCGGGTTTATTGTCTCGACCATTTTGTTTTTAGGCTGTGGCTTTTTAATTATGGGTGAGCGACGTAAGCAAATTTTGTTATTGGCGTCAGTGCCTGTGGTTATCGTATTTTGGGCCATTATGACGCAGCTACTTGGGATCTATCTGGTTCCAGGTGAGTTTTGGAGTTAA
- a CDS encoding sensor histidine kinase gives MSQSQKLARRPKRLETRLITWVVGLCVIQACLFTALVYQVITQSLHQEVGEKALALAKAVAVREDVMTALIADRDSSQLQRLNTNVELLRQATGADFIVIGDTETRRIAHPDEQKIGRTMVGGDSQAALSGESYISTAQGSLGESIRGKVPVYSPAGEVIGLVSVGFLVQSVESLVLQRSIAVFVGAAAVLLLSVIAAIWIGRRVRQAIFGLQPDEIGRLFAEQEAILNTVRTGIIALDPDGSVRRLNQRACEILEKPRGLSKQGLHLSDLLPEHSNFLLHNPNRPLVGFELFVADKRLVLSRFALQVQGQHEGILLSMRPSDELEYVSKQLTKVQAFAELLRVQTHDYSNKLNTIGALIQMAQYDKAIELIGQESQGSQAQIENLLTYIQEPVIAGLLLGKYHKAREHNVALEVSSDSALCAIHQKEMLERIVSILGNLIDNAIEAARTTAQLRPAKVVVTVDETVQDIIFDVEDSGTGLIGNVEEAFTPQFSTKSGDQHGVGLYLVKTNLDSCHGTLEVGESELLGARITVFIPKQVKEQ, from the coding sequence GTGTCGCAATCACAAAAATTAGCACGCAGACCAAAACGCTTAGAAACGCGACTGATCACTTGGGTTGTGGGCTTGTGTGTGATCCAAGCATGCTTATTTACCGCACTGGTGTATCAGGTTATTACGCAAAGCTTACACCAAGAAGTGGGAGAAAAAGCCTTGGCTTTGGCTAAGGCGGTGGCGGTTCGTGAAGATGTGATGACGGCACTCATAGCAGATAGGGATAGCTCACAGCTCCAACGCCTCAATACTAATGTTGAGCTGCTGCGCCAGGCAACTGGCGCAGATTTTATCGTCATTGGTGACACCGAAACGCGACGTATTGCCCACCCCGATGAGCAAAAAATTGGTCGCACTATGGTCGGAGGGGATAGCCAAGCCGCACTGTCTGGAGAGAGTTATATCTCAACAGCACAGGGCAGCTTAGGTGAGTCTATTCGAGGTAAAGTGCCTGTGTATTCCCCCGCTGGTGAGGTGATTGGTTTAGTGTCGGTAGGCTTTTTAGTGCAATCCGTCGAGTCGTTGGTGTTGCAGCGCAGCATTGCCGTTTTTGTTGGAGCTGCAGCGGTGTTACTGCTCAGTGTCATTGCTGCGATTTGGATTGGTCGACGTGTCCGCCAAGCTATTTTTGGCCTGCAACCAGATGAAATCGGGCGCTTATTTGCAGAGCAAGAGGCCATACTGAATACCGTACGTACGGGGATTATCGCGCTCGACCCTGATGGCAGCGTGCGCCGTTTGAATCAACGTGCGTGCGAAATTCTCGAAAAGCCTCGCGGCTTGAGTAAGCAGGGTTTGCACCTGAGCGATCTGTTGCCAGAGCATAGCAACTTCTTGTTGCATAATCCCAATCGCCCTTTGGTTGGTTTTGAGCTATTTGTTGCAGACAAGCGTTTGGTGTTATCGCGGTTTGCGCTACAAGTGCAAGGTCAACACGAAGGTATTTTACTGAGTATGCGGCCCTCCGATGAACTAGAGTATGTGTCAAAGCAGCTCACTAAAGTACAGGCTTTTGCAGAACTGCTGAGAGTGCAAACGCACGACTATTCAAACAAGTTAAATACCATTGGCGCGCTTATCCAAATGGCGCAATATGACAAAGCGATTGAGCTGATAGGTCAAGAAAGCCAAGGCTCACAAGCGCAAATCGAAAACCTCCTCACCTATATACAAGAGCCAGTGATCGCGGGCTTATTACTCGGTAAATACCATAAAGCGCGAGAGCATAATGTGGCACTCGAGGTGAGTTCCGACAGTGCGCTGTGCGCTATCCATCAAAAAGAGATGTTGGAACGAATAGTTTCAATATTAGGTAATCTCATTGATAATGCCATCGAAGCGGCAAGAACGACGGCACAGTTGCGGCCTGCCAAAGTGGTCGTAACAGTGGATGAAACGGTTCAGGATATTATCTTTGATGTTGAAGATAGCGGCACTGGACTGATTGGTAACGTCGAAGAAGCGTTTACGCCGCAGTTTAGTACTAAGTCCGGCGACCAACATGGTGTTGGCTTATATCTTGTAAAAACAAATCTTGATTCCTGCCACGGAACCTTAGAGGTTGGGGAGTCTGAATTACTTGGTGCAAGGATCACGGTCTTTATTCCCAAGCAAGTAAAAGAGCAATAA
- a CDS encoding tripartite tricarboxylate transporter permease, whose translation MLDGILVGLSTAFMWQNLLYVIVGCFVGTFIGMLPGLGPITAIALMIPITYNIGADSGMILMAGVYYGAIFGGSTSSILINAPGVAGTVASSFDGYPMAKQGHAGKALAIAAYASFTGGTIGALMLMIAAPLLAKVSLSFQSPDYVMLMFLGLTAIAAFSAKGQFLKAMMMTVFGLMLSTVGIDPSSGTERFTFGQADLLDGVSFLLVAMATFALSEALINVIRPEKANQGSNDDDTPVIGSTKLSGAEVKEMAPVVGRSSILGFIIGVLPGAGATIASFMAYATERNLAPKAIRERFGRGEIRGLAAPESANNAACTGSFVPLLTLGIPGSGTTAIMLGALIAYGIQPGPTLMQDNPTVFWSVIVSMYFGNIVLLILNLPLIPYFAKALTLPRSVLTVMILFFSLIGVYLVSFNTFDLFMMVGFALVAVVLRLLSFPMAPLLLGFILGDMIERNYRRAMMISDGSISFIWERPLTLGIFALAMLVLLIPLKEYFQQRKVAQ comes from the coding sequence ATGTTAGACGGTATTTTAGTTGGCCTGTCCACGGCCTTTATGTGGCAAAACTTACTGTACGTAATTGTTGGCTGCTTTGTCGGTACTTTTATCGGCATGTTGCCCGGCTTAGGGCCAATCACGGCGATTGCGTTGATGATCCCTATCACTTACAACATCGGTGCCGACTCCGGTATGATCTTAATGGCGGGCGTATATTACGGCGCAATCTTTGGTGGTTCGACTTCCTCTATTTTGATTAATGCTCCCGGTGTAGCTGGGACTGTGGCATCGTCATTTGACGGTTATCCAATGGCAAAACAAGGGCATGCGGGTAAGGCTTTGGCTATTGCCGCTTATGCTTCATTTACTGGCGGAACGATTGGTGCGTTGATGCTCATGATAGCCGCACCACTACTTGCAAAAGTGAGCTTAAGCTTTCAGTCTCCAGACTATGTGATGTTGATGTTTTTGGGCTTGACTGCGATTGCTGCTTTTTCTGCAAAAGGGCAATTTTTAAAAGCCATGATGATGACCGTATTTGGCTTGATGCTGTCGACGGTGGGAATAGACCCTTCATCTGGTACTGAGCGTTTTACCTTTGGTCAGGCGGACTTGCTAGACGGCGTAAGCTTTTTGTTGGTCGCAATGGCAACCTTTGCATTGTCTGAGGCGCTGATCAACGTGATCCGTCCTGAAAAAGCTAATCAAGGTTCGAATGATGATGACACCCCCGTTATTGGCTCAACAAAATTATCTGGCGCTGAAGTGAAGGAAATGGCGCCAGTTGTGGGGCGTTCTTCGATTTTAGGATTTATCATTGGCGTATTGCCGGGGGCTGGCGCAACGATTGCGAGTTTTATGGCTTATGCGACGGAGCGAAATTTGGCACCCAAAGCCATTCGTGAGCGTTTTGGGCGTGGTGAAATCCGCGGCTTAGCAGCACCTGAGTCGGCAAACAATGCCGCTTGTACTGGGTCGTTTGTGCCCTTGTTAACGCTTGGGATCCCGGGGTCTGGCACCACTGCGATTATGTTAGGGGCGCTGATCGCCTATGGTATTCAGCCGGGTCCTACGTTAATGCAGGACAATCCTACGGTATTTTGGTCGGTAATTGTGAGCATGTATTTTGGCAACATTGTGCTGCTGATTTTGAATTTGCCACTGATCCCTTATTTTGCAAAGGCTTTGACTCTGCCACGCTCAGTTCTCACGGTGATGATTTTATTCTTTAGCTTGATTGGCGTTTATCTGGTGTCATTTAATACCTTTGATTTGTTTATGATGGTAGGTTTTGCCTTGGTGGCGGTGGTGCTGAGATTATTGAGTTTCCCGATGGCACCTTTGCTCCTTGGGTTTATTCTCGGCGATATGATCGAACGCAATTACCGCCGCGCCATGATGATTTCGGATGGCTCTATTAGCTTTATTTGGGAGAGGCCACTAACTTTAGGCATATTTGCGCTTGCCATGTTAGTGTTGTTGATCCCATTAAAAGAGTACTTCCAGCAACGAAAAGTTGCGCAGTAA
- the ylqF gene encoding ribosome biogenesis GTPase YlqF: MAIQWFPGHMNKARNEIKEIMPQMDVIIEVLDARIPYSSENPMVGQLRGDKPVIKIMNKADLADPELTKQWMEYFERESGVKALAFGHDKANEVQRINALCKKLAPHKVGQDKQLKAMIMGIPNVGKSTLINTLAGRIVAKTGNEPAVTKAQQRIKLEDGIMLYDTPGMLWPKVENENSGYRLAATGAIRDTAINYEEVASYTAEYLLGAYPELLKARYKLDELPDCDWTFIEMAGRKRGCVKGGNQVDTHKMSEILINELRDAVIGQITMETPEMRESEEEMVAELRAQAEAKKAAREDEKRQRRARTRKNRR, translated from the coding sequence GTCATTATTGAAGTGCTGGATGCTCGTATTCCATATAGTAGTGAAAACCCGATGGTAGGGCAGTTACGCGGTGACAAGCCGGTTATCAAAATCATGAACAAAGCGGACCTTGCCGATCCTGAACTGACCAAGCAGTGGATGGAGTATTTTGAACGTGAGAGCGGTGTAAAAGCGCTGGCGTTTGGTCATGATAAGGCGAATGAAGTACAGCGTATTAATGCGCTTTGCAAAAAGCTTGCACCTCATAAAGTGGGTCAAGATAAGCAGCTAAAAGCCATGATCATGGGTATTCCAAATGTGGGTAAATCGACACTTATCAATACACTTGCTGGCAGAATTGTTGCAAAAACAGGTAACGAACCGGCGGTAACTAAAGCGCAACAGCGTATTAAGCTTGAAGACGGCATTATGCTTTACGATACGCCGGGTATGTTGTGGCCAAAGGTTGAGAACGAAAACTCGGGCTATCGTTTGGCGGCAACGGGTGCTATTCGCGATACGGCTATCAATTATGAAGAAGTGGCGAGCTATACCGCTGAATATTTGCTAGGTGCATATCCAGAGCTTTTAAAAGCACGTTACAAACTCGACGAATTACCGGATTGTGATTGGACATTTATTGAGATGGCTGGCCGCAAGCGCGGTTGTGTAAAGGGTGGCAATCAGGTCGATACGCATAAGATGTCGGAGATTTTAATCAACGAACTGCGCGATGCTGTTATCGGGCAGATCACGATGGAAACGCCGGAAATGCGAGAGTCGGAAGAAGAAATGGTTGCTGAGTTACGAGCACAAGCTGAGGCTAAAAAGGCCGCGCGTGAAGACGAAAAACGTCAGCGCCGCGCAAGAACGCGTAAGAATCGCCGCTAA
- a CDS encoding response regulator encodes MTYSVVIIEDEVAVAQLLAQYLVTPATPSSARQGQYRVVASSDNVSTATVLLSAIQADLILLDIYLPDGNGLEFLKMLREQGCKSEVMLITAAKEVATLEKAIRLGVCDFLVKPLILERLDLALARFEARQHCLDGANEVTQSMVDTLFGSEQVSVQSTARLPKGVDPLTLEKIRTAFQSQPKQVFTATQMGELVGVSRSTARRYLEFLVSIEEVKADQSYGSIGRPERSYHLN; translated from the coding sequence ATGACTTATTCTGTGGTGATCATCGAAGATGAAGTAGCTGTGGCACAATTATTAGCGCAATACCTAGTGACACCGGCAACACCAAGTAGCGCAAGACAAGGGCAATATAGGGTGGTGGCCAGTAGCGACAATGTTTCTACCGCGACGGTACTGCTGAGTGCGATACAAGCCGACTTAATTTTATTGGATATTTATCTACCCGATGGTAACGGTCTTGAGTTTTTAAAGATGCTACGCGAGCAAGGCTGTAAAAGCGAAGTGATGCTGATCACCGCAGCAAAAGAAGTGGCGACGCTAGAAAAGGCGATCCGTTTGGGAGTCTGCGACTTTTTAGTCAAACCGCTGATCTTGGAACGGCTCGACCTCGCACTCGCCCGCTTTGAAGCACGTCAGCATTGTTTGGATGGTGCCAATGAAGTGACGCAATCTATGGTCGACACTTTATTTGGTAGTGAACAGGTGAGTGTACAAAGTACGGCTAGACTACCTAAAGGCGTTGACCCACTTACTTTGGAAAAAATTCGTACGGCATTTCAAAGCCAGCCCAAGCAGGTGTTTACTGCAACCCAAATGGGAGAATTGGTGGGGGTGAGTCGCTCAACTGCTCGGCGCTATTTAGAGTTTTTGGTTAGTATAGAAGAAGTAAAAGCCGACCAAAGCTACGGTAGCATTGGCCGGCCAGAGAGAAGCTATCATTTAAATTAA
- a CDS encoding OprO/OprP family phosphate-selective porin: MKPVAAMSLIAVTACPVLAQQDEALASKVAKLEAQLKELQSNKSLNLEFGGRVQLDFNHFSGAYSADNEGDAASDFFPRRIRTYVESEQGDWEHKLLLDFAEGDAEIVTVRVRYTGWNNGPRFQFGKLREDITLNALTSSKHINTIERSSIADTFSPYFRWGASAYQYFKDSGFRYALGVYKNDAFGASGRDQDDRLALAYSGRLTWSQHTSGKTLHLGGWGSYRDMGGATLGNRLARGEVREAKVRLVDYAAGGDVVALDSISQAGLELAYQHNAFMLEAEYATRNLDTLDPTSALDGGDISGYHLSLSYFLTGEHKQYSAGSAVFKQPKGVKNAWELVARISSMDAENANQGTQVDAYTLGGTYYHSSSLKFMANLVYADVSGAGSTALVGDEDSGFGFAARLQYLF, translated from the coding sequence ATGAAGCCAGTTGCAGCAATGTCATTAATTGCGGTAACTGCTTGCCCCGTTTTGGCACAACAAGATGAAGCACTAGCCAGCAAGGTTGCAAAGCTAGAAGCGCAATTAAAGGAATTACAGTCCAATAAATCACTGAACCTTGAGTTTGGTGGGCGTGTACAACTCGATTTTAACCATTTTAGTGGTGCATACAGCGCCGATAATGAGGGTGATGCCGCCAGCGACTTTTTTCCGCGCCGGATCCGCACCTATGTAGAGAGCGAGCAGGGCGATTGGGAGCACAAGTTACTACTCGATTTTGCCGAAGGCGATGCCGAGATAGTCACAGTAAGAGTGCGTTATACCGGCTGGAACAACGGCCCGCGCTTTCAGTTTGGTAAATTAAGAGAAGATATCACCCTGAATGCGCTCACCAGCAGCAAACACATCAATACCATAGAGCGCAGTTCTATCGCTGATACGTTTTCTCCTTACTTTCGATGGGGCGCATCGGCTTATCAATATTTTAAAGATTCCGGTTTTCGCTATGCATTAGGGGTATATAAAAACGACGCTTTTGGTGCATCTGGGCGTGACCAAGATGACCGTCTGGCACTAGCCTATTCGGGGCGTTTGACTTGGTCGCAACACACTTCCGGTAAAACCCTGCATTTAGGTGGTTGGGGTTCGTACCGTGATATGGGCGGTGCTACGCTGGGTAATCGCCTTGCTCGCGGTGAAGTACGCGAAGCCAAGGTGCGCCTTGTAGATTATGCTGCAGGCGGTGATGTAGTCGCCCTTGATAGCATATCACAAGCCGGGTTAGAACTGGCTTATCAACATAACGCCTTTATGCTTGAGGCCGAATATGCCACACGTAACTTAGATACCCTCGACCCTACTTCTGCTTTAGATGGGGGAGATATTTCGGGTTATCACCTGTCTTTGAGCTATTTCCTGACCGGTGAACACAAACAATATTCCGCAGGCTCTGCGGTATTTAAGCAACCTAAAGGGGTAAAAAATGCGTGGGAGTTGGTTGCGCGTATTTCCAGTATGGATGCTGAAAACGCCAACCAAGGCACGCAAGTCGACGCCTACACACTGGGCGGCACCTATTACCATTCCAGCAGCTTAAAGTTCATGGCTAACCTTGTCTATGCGGATGTTTCAGGAGCTGGAAGTACCGCGTTGGTTGGTGACGAAGATTCAGGATTTGGTTTCGCTGCACGCTTGCAGTATTTATTTTAA
- a CDS encoding sensor domain-containing diguanylate cyclase has protein sequence MNARRYRYNMLLSLLLLVGFIFTSWISIEHAKQSLYKGVSDDALPLTSHLIDLDIQKRLQAPIIVSQQMANNVFIKRWLTSSQQDPALIFTYLEDTRVLHHAKTSFLVDDKSLTYYHFDGSTQQLDIRAKQNDWYRESLHSDADYALNVDIDPRDNNEAIVYVNHKIKQNNDVIGVVGVGILLADLHNLIEQYEASYARKLYFIDHKGRLLFFNDQTLSGTSIHDRFPTQATALLNQSEYQFRLETDDHAEFVHSRYLDSIGWYLIVEQTIDKSSGISDILTTNLWVGSLVTLLILAVAQLTFNHYQKRLEKMAKYDKLTDTFNRQAFEPQLQHHLAKARTQSTPVVMLMMDIDHFKQVNDQHGHVVGDRVLQCFSNVCKRQIENKGLLCRWGGEEFMVLLPKATLEQGIAIAEKIHVALEQAECEVKVTVSIGVAQYHIDESEDGFIKRADAALYRAKQGRNQTKFAA, from the coding sequence ATGAACGCTCGACGCTACCGTTATAATATGTTGTTAAGCCTGCTGCTGTTGGTAGGGTTTATTTTCACCAGCTGGATAAGTATCGAGCACGCTAAACAGTCGTTGTATAAAGGGGTGAGCGATGATGCTCTGCCACTCACCAGCCATCTGATTGATTTAGACATACAAAAACGGCTCCAAGCTCCAATCATTGTTTCTCAGCAAATGGCAAATAACGTCTTTATTAAACGTTGGCTAACGTCTTCACAGCAAGACCCTGCGCTTATTTTCACCTACTTAGAAGATACTCGAGTATTACATCACGCAAAAACGAGCTTTTTAGTGGATGACAAGAGCCTCACTTATTACCACTTTGATGGTAGCACCCAGCAGTTAGACATCCGCGCCAAACAAAACGATTGGTACCGAGAAAGCCTGCATAGCGATGCTGACTATGCGCTCAATGTTGATATAGATCCAAGAGACAACAACGAAGCCATTGTTTACGTCAATCATAAAATAAAGCAAAACAACGATGTAATTGGCGTTGTTGGGGTTGGTATCTTATTGGCTGATTTACACAATTTAATCGAACAATACGAAGCCAGTTACGCGCGCAAACTGTATTTTATCGACCACAAAGGCAGGCTATTATTTTTTAACGACCAGACCCTATCTGGCACCAGTATTCATGACCGCTTTCCAACCCAAGCAACGGCGCTGCTCAATCAATCCGAATATCAATTTCGGTTGGAAACTGACGACCATGCCGAGTTTGTTCATTCGCGCTATTTGGACTCAATAGGCTGGTATTTAATTGTTGAGCAAACAATAGATAAATCCAGTGGAATAAGCGACATCCTCACAACCAATTTATGGGTAGGGAGCCTCGTCACCCTATTAATATTGGCCGTGGCGCAGTTGACGTTTAATCACTATCAAAAACGCTTAGAAAAAATGGCGAAGTACGACAAACTCACTGATACTTTTAATCGCCAAGCCTTCGAGCCACAGCTTCAGCACCATTTAGCGAAAGCGCGTACCCAATCAACCCCTGTAGTGATGTTGATGATGGACATTGACCACTTTAAACAAGTGAACGATCAACATGGCCATGTGGTAGGCGACAGAGTGCTGCAATGTTTCTCCAACGTATGTAAACGCCAGATAGAAAACAAAGGTTTGCTGTGCCGCTGGGGGGGGGAAGAATTTATGGTATTGCTACCCAAAGCGACGTTAGAGCAAGGAATTGCGATTGCTGAGAAGATCCATGTTGCTCTAGAGCAGGCGGAATGTGAGGTCAAAGTGACAGTCAGTATTGGCGTTGCACAATACCATATTGATGAATCAGAAGATGGTTTTATAAAGCGCGCCGATGCCGCGCTCTATCGTGCCAAACAAGGCCGGAATCAAACCAAATTCGCCGCTTAG